Part of the Nevskiales bacterium genome, ATCTCGTCCACGGTTTTCTCGCCCGCGAGCACCGGCGAGAGCAGGATGCGGTTGTAGTTGCCGCGGGGCTCGGCGCCGAACACGGTGATGTCGTAGCGCTCCGGCGCCAGCGCCAGCAGCTCCTCGACCGTGCGCATGCCGGCCATGCCGTTGCCGATGACGACGAGTTTCTGTCGTACCGCAGGCATGCTCAGTCTCCGATGCCGACCCGCACGTGGCCGTCCACCACGCAGGCAGGATAGGCCCGTACCGAGGCGGTCGGGTCTTCCAGGCAGACGCCGGTAGCCAGATTGAAATGCTGCTTGTACACCGG contains:
- a CDS encoding nitrite reductase (NAD(P)H) small subunit; this encodes MPAVRQKLVVIGNGMAGMRTVEELLALAPERYDITVFGAEPRGNYNRILLSPVLAGEKTVDE